One genomic region from Hyalangium ruber encodes:
- a CDS encoding DUF1588 domain-containing protein, protein MNRVLLLAGLLSLVACKGSIEPDPNDGGPNNPEDPGGPGEPGGPGGNVGAACVVQSVLANRCASCHGALPTQGATMPLRTLHDMRVSSAMDGKLSNAQRALIRMRDDASPMPPAPHERASAAERTALETWIQEGMPLCSGTGGPPVTAVPEPNLLDQSALFTCTEGVRSDAPTRIRRMNRREFTRNVGGSVERSWTGFSFYDNPLDPSAIEQYSSWATDETLDEATVELFLPVVSEAAAPWTMNYPDGNRMERVFTNSRFSCMFNDANPSDTCKRFHLGQMLEFGVFFRPPTEDELTHLTAFATAVIAQEPSYSPRNRADSITRISNAAWMMTGAMFRREMGGDPADGRVGLTSLELGSQLAYALAGRAPSATPSFVWPYYSAPLEGHLADVAIAAKDGSLTQDATTTALIKKHLGGVDANQNGTPRFDLVQDYNEEQRSKRGQYWLGDGVAGFFREWLGYGHVSAVFKESPAATSRFELEGLGYISSVSYDNLLTNFHPLEPTFIQQFDDLIARVVVEDQDVLANLLTTRTFYVPSMQNAAYDSHKGLSHPYNVSEILPATVAGRWKTLPATERAGVLTHPVWLAAHGGNFEDDPSIVHRGKWVRENLLCGFVPPLSSVQVAAQVGAHAADKNARRRLQEATAGSQCQGCHRLMEPLGLPFEIYNHAGFLRARDHSPSGGWTAPDGSSTLTSMPDPALDGPVRDAVELSQRLATSRHVKRCFVRQAFRYFMGRPENLSDACTLTQMEQAYDQNNGSFSKMLTTLMTSDTWKTRRVPQAGE, encoded by the coding sequence ATGAACCGCGTCCTCCTGCTCGCCGGACTGTTGAGCCTCGTTGCGTGCAAGGGCTCCATCGAGCCAGACCCCAACGACGGAGGCCCCAACAACCCAGAGGATCCTGGTGGGCCCGGGGAGCCCGGTGGGCCCGGGGGGAACGTGGGCGCCGCGTGCGTGGTGCAGTCGGTGCTCGCCAATCGCTGCGCCAGCTGTCACGGCGCGCTGCCGACCCAGGGGGCGACGATGCCGCTGCGCACCCTGCACGACATGCGGGTGAGCTCGGCGATGGATGGGAAGCTCAGCAACGCCCAGCGCGCGCTCATCCGCATGCGCGATGACGCGTCTCCGATGCCGCCAGCCCCGCATGAGCGCGCGAGCGCGGCCGAGCGCACCGCGCTCGAGACCTGGATCCAGGAGGGGATGCCCCTCTGCAGTGGCACGGGCGGGCCGCCCGTGACCGCAGTGCCCGAGCCCAACCTGCTCGATCAGTCCGCGCTCTTCACCTGCACCGAAGGCGTGCGCTCGGATGCGCCGACGCGCATCCGCCGCATGAACCGGCGCGAGTTCACCCGCAACGTCGGTGGCTCGGTCGAGCGCAGCTGGACCGGGTTCAGCTTCTACGACAACCCGCTCGATCCCAGCGCCATCGAGCAGTACAGCTCCTGGGCCACGGACGAGACGCTGGACGAGGCCACGGTGGAGCTCTTCCTGCCGGTGGTCAGCGAGGCTGCCGCGCCGTGGACGATGAACTACCCGGACGGCAACCGGATGGAGCGTGTCTTCACCAACAGCCGCTTCAGCTGCATGTTCAACGACGCGAACCCGAGCGACACCTGCAAGCGCTTCCACCTCGGCCAGATGCTCGAGTTCGGCGTCTTCTTCCGCCCGCCCACCGAGGATGAGCTCACCCACCTCACCGCCTTCGCGACCGCGGTCATCGCGCAGGAACCGAGCTACTCCCCACGAAACCGCGCGGACTCCATCACGCGGATCTCCAACGCTGCGTGGATGATGACCGGCGCCATGTTCCGCCGCGAGATGGGCGGCGATCCGGCCGACGGTCGCGTGGGATTGACCAGCCTCGAGTTGGGCTCGCAGCTGGCCTACGCGCTGGCAGGGCGCGCGCCCTCGGCCACGCCGAGCTTCGTGTGGCCGTACTACTCCGCGCCCCTCGAGGGGCATCTGGCGGACGTGGCCATTGCCGCGAAGGATGGCTCGCTCACGCAGGATGCGACGACCACCGCCCTGATCAAGAAGCACCTGGGCGGCGTCGACGCCAACCAGAACGGGACACCGCGCTTCGATCTGGTGCAGGACTACAACGAGGAGCAGCGCTCCAAGCGCGGGCAGTACTGGCTGGGTGACGGCGTCGCGGGCTTCTTCCGCGAGTGGCTCGGCTACGGGCACGTGTCCGCGGTGTTCAAGGAGTCCCCGGCGGCGACCTCGCGTTTCGAACTCGAGGGGCTCGGCTACATCAGCTCGGTCTCGTATGACAACCTGCTCACCAACTTCCATCCGCTGGAGCCGACCTTCATCCAGCAGTTCGACGATCTGATCGCGCGGGTGGTGGTAGAGGATCAGGACGTGCTGGCGAACCTGCTCACCACGCGCACCTTCTACGTGCCCTCCATGCAGAACGCGGCATACGACTCGCATAAGGGCCTCTCGCACCCCTACAACGTCAGCGAGATCCTCCCGGCGACCGTCGCGGGCCGCTGGAAGACGCTGCCTGCCACGGAGCGCGCGGGGGTGCTGACCCACCCGGTGTGGCTGGCCGCGCACGGCGGCAACTTCGAGGACGATCCGTCCATCGTCCACCGCGGCAAGTGGGTGCGCGAGAACCTCCTGTGTGGCTTCGTCCCGCCGCTCAGCAGCGTGCAGGTGGCAGCCCAGGTCGGCGCTCACGCCGCCGACAAGAACGCGCGCCGCCGCCTGCAGGAGGCGACCGCCGGATCGCAGTGTCAGGGCTGTCACCGGCTGATGGAACCGCTCGGCCTGCCCTTCGAGATCTACAACCACGCGGGCTTCCTGCGCGCGCGGGATCACTCGCCCAGCGGAGGCTGGACCGCGCCGGACGGAAGCTCGACGCTCACGTCGATGCCGGACCCCGCGCTGGACGGTCCGGTGCGCGACGCGGTGGAGTTGAGCCAGCGCCTGGCGACCTCGCGGCACGTGAAGCGCTGCTTCGTGCGACAGGCCTTCCGCTACTTCATGGGACGCCCGGAGAACCTGAGCGACGCCTGCACGCTGACGCAGATGGAGCAGGCCTATGATCAGAACAACGGCTCGTTCTCCAAGATGCTGACCACGCTGATGACAAGCGACACCTGGAAGACGCGGCGTGTGCCGCAGGCTGGAGAGTGA
- a CDS encoding DUF4331 family protein yields MKKVLRRSLRRSGLRALSLALVLLVGVSALAADHKDGSIVTNRPSADVTDVFVFPRLDQQNKKRLSLILSSRPSAAPNEVFDTALNYSLRFRPVTGFTSAPFRASVSNEEFRIDCRAKGREPQTMNCKFTRSSGKGPPSLLQEISVNTRDLSGGGNPDFKVFAGPRADQLFTDRARVRMPVWRNTELSSGTDWPGVNTFNGKNVLSIVVDLSVDRYLRATHQTTGAKGEAQYFAAVGEVAELDLSNPGAGAMRRIDRMGRVEITVFMVREDEVRDLWNAEDAFALDPKNVEKYREALRRGLKRLDGFEMLEEGSPETSVLDWPVPHPWVDLLMDDFLIFDLAQPTKPSSTQVGYLGIEIARLTRVAGGGVGGRLPNEDVIERTLTVFINGLARPTPLRGVGVPAPARLTVDEFPFVPPPFE; encoded by the coding sequence ATGAAGAAGGTCTTGAGACGTTCCCTGCGCCGAAGCGGGCTTCGCGCACTCAGCTTGGCCCTTGTCTTGTTGGTGGGGGTGAGCGCCCTCGCCGCCGATCATAAAGATGGGTCCATCGTGACGAACCGTCCGTCGGCGGATGTCACGGACGTCTTCGTCTTCCCAAGGCTGGATCAGCAGAACAAGAAGAGGCTCTCGCTCATCCTGAGCTCTCGTCCATCCGCGGCGCCCAACGAGGTCTTTGATACGGCTTTGAACTACAGCCTCAGGTTCCGCCCCGTGACGGGCTTCACGAGCGCCCCGTTCAGGGCAAGCGTGTCGAACGAGGAGTTCAGGATCGACTGCAGGGCGAAGGGGCGTGAGCCGCAGACCATGAACTGCAAGTTCACGCGTTCGAGCGGAAAAGGGCCGCCCTCGCTTCTGCAGGAGATCAGCGTGAACACCCGGGATCTGAGCGGGGGTGGCAATCCTGACTTCAAGGTCTTCGCGGGGCCCAGGGCTGATCAGCTGTTTACCGACCGAGCACGGGTGAGGATGCCGGTCTGGCGCAACACGGAGCTGAGCAGTGGGACTGACTGGCCGGGCGTGAACACCTTCAACGGCAAGAACGTCCTCAGCATCGTCGTGGACCTGAGTGTCGACAGGTATTTGAGGGCCACCCACCAGACGACGGGTGCCAAAGGCGAAGCGCAGTATTTCGCGGCGGTCGGTGAAGTGGCGGAACTGGACCTCTCGAATCCTGGCGCTGGGGCTATGCGCCGGATTGATCGGATGGGAAGGGTGGAGATCACCGTGTTCATGGTGCGTGAAGACGAGGTGAGGGACCTCTGGAATGCGGAGGATGCCTTTGCGCTCGATCCCAAGAACGTCGAGAAGTACCGGGAGGCCTTGCGCAGAGGGCTGAAGCGGCTGGATGGGTTCGAGATGCTCGAGGAAGGCTCGCCGGAGACCTCCGTTCTCGATTGGCCCGTGCCCCATCCCTGGGTTGATCTCCTGATGGACGACTTTCTCATCTTCGATCTGGCTCAACCGACGAAACCCTCCAGCACGCAGGTGGGCTATCTCGGCATCGAGATCGCTCGTTTAACCAGGGTGGCCGGTGGGGGAGTCGGGGGACGGCTCCCCAATGAAGATGTCATCGAGAGGACGCTGACCGTGTTCATCAACGGCCTTGCGCGTCCGACGCCCCTTCGAGGCGTGGGCGTTCCGGCGCCGGCGCGGCTGACCGTGGACGAATTCCCCTTCGTGCCGCCGCCGTTCGAGTGA
- a CDS encoding galactose oxidase early set domain-containing protein: MASGTQTELEDPALECRLHKGQFRQYAHSPPQQLVGAWETVIPRQDGAAIGNILGMQTMHSVMLPSGKILLVSGSSWRNFWSEKDPIQYYPKYANPEPPSGCFAYDDPFNKSKLAAYYEVVNNAAIYDPANNTFYRIPHPVPVDDPQSKDHFAPNDLFCTGHQHLPDGNVLFTGGTQYYSPFRTGNRSTYIFDWRKEVEISWPKVDWRQLPQPKNDPWTFAGFMERGRWYPTLVPLLDGRLALFSGFVDLDLKKWQEKKSDKERMYMFEINSFVEFFDPSRFNPAQPQAAWRSVDVSKTQNSPFTVEINPDFKPTPGVNKRGQSEACGDRCQQENKFDAFKLYPVNYLMPDGRIFFTGEGDWVSLRTCDTAFMRRTKHTYWGTIGGTPDAPTMSFAAGPERAHDVTSYGTSFLDPNNGEMHILGGQPTSAGTLLPINSVKHNHFAGGRGSRQLESFQISSAAPDGKWMPIDKDFLGDEPQDDRTMHYAIILPTRQVLMINGGNYDFYGPVHYPLLLTPRFRKGRGAGEPEKVLLGYERTRMADAVEPRLYHNVAMLLPDGRIFVSGGNTSRATVHLSTSQAPQPADSQPKPDLSLVETDVYFFDDGPMAKGQQGMMVVPTENWTAEIFSPPYMFSGNDAPQVRIARMAPAQKVDYTFSKQIGGKPYFLLRGNRGYDLELDKQPPRCARQWVCKNNQACGDGQACTDGSMCMEGKASLSLIKLPSATHGWENGQKFVELPFTERDGDPQRLRFQTPELKSANAPPGYYMLFYVDCQGKPSIAQMVRFDDTAKEP, encoded by the coding sequence GTGGCCTCTGGGACTCAGACGGAGTTGGAGGACCCCGCGCTGGAATGCCGTCTCCATAAAGGACAGTTCCGGCAGTACGCGCACAGCCCTCCCCAGCAGCTCGTCGGTGCCTGGGAGACGGTCATCCCCAGGCAGGATGGGGCCGCCATCGGCAACATCCTCGGGATGCAGACGATGCACTCCGTCATGCTCCCCTCCGGGAAGATCCTCCTGGTCAGCGGGAGCAGTTGGCGCAACTTCTGGAGTGAAAAGGACCCCATCCAGTACTACCCGAAGTACGCAAACCCCGAGCCCCCGAGCGGCTGCTTCGCGTACGACGACCCCTTCAACAAGAGCAAGCTCGCGGCGTACTACGAGGTCGTCAACAACGCCGCCATCTATGATCCGGCCAACAACACGTTCTATCGCATCCCTCACCCCGTGCCAGTGGATGATCCCCAGAGCAAGGATCACTTCGCACCCAACGATCTGTTCTGCACGGGCCATCAGCACCTGCCGGATGGCAACGTCCTGTTCACCGGGGGCACGCAGTATTACTCGCCGTTCCGCACGGGGAATCGCTCGACTTATATCTTCGACTGGCGCAAGGAAGTGGAGATCTCCTGGCCGAAGGTCGACTGGCGGCAACTGCCTCAGCCGAAGAACGATCCGTGGACCTTCGCGGGCTTCATGGAGCGGGGGCGCTGGTACCCGACGCTCGTCCCGCTCCTGGATGGCCGGCTGGCGCTCTTCAGCGGCTTCGTCGATCTCGACCTGAAGAAGTGGCAGGAGAAGAAGTCCGACAAGGAACGGATGTACATGTTCGAGATCAACTCCTTCGTCGAGTTCTTCGATCCCTCCCGCTTCAACCCTGCGCAGCCCCAGGCGGCCTGGAGGTCCGTGGACGTCAGCAAGACCCAGAACAGCCCCTTCACGGTGGAGATCAACCCCGACTTCAAGCCGACCCCCGGCGTCAATAAACGCGGCCAATCAGAAGCTTGCGGTGATCGCTGCCAGCAGGAGAACAAGTTCGACGCCTTCAAGCTCTATCCGGTGAACTACCTGATGCCGGACGGTCGCATCTTCTTCACCGGGGAAGGCGACTGGGTGAGCTTGCGCACCTGTGACACCGCGTTCATGCGCCGCACGAAACACACGTACTGGGGGACCATCGGAGGCACGCCGGACGCCCCCACGATGTCGTTCGCCGCTGGGCCTGAGCGGGCCCATGACGTCACGTCCTACGGCACGTCATTCCTTGACCCCAACAACGGCGAGATGCACATCCTGGGCGGTCAGCCGACCTCCGCAGGGACGCTGCTGCCCATCAACTCGGTCAAGCACAACCACTTCGCGGGGGGACGCGGCAGCCGGCAGCTCGAGTCGTTCCAGATCTCCTCGGCGGCACCCGATGGAAAGTGGATGCCTATCGACAAGGACTTCCTCGGGGACGAGCCGCAAGACGACCGCACGATGCACTACGCCATCATCCTTCCGACGCGGCAGGTGCTGATGATCAACGGCGGGAACTATGACTTCTACGGGCCCGTCCACTACCCGCTGCTGTTGACGCCCAGGTTCCGAAAAGGGCGGGGCGCCGGAGAGCCGGAGAAGGTCCTCCTCGGCTATGAAAGGACGCGGATGGCGGACGCGGTGGAGCCCAGGCTCTATCACAACGTGGCGATGCTCCTCCCGGACGGACGCATTTTCGTGTCCGGCGGCAACACGTCGCGCGCGACGGTCCACCTCTCCACCAGCCAGGCTCCCCAGCCGGCCGACTCACAACCCAAACCTGACCTGAGCCTCGTCGAGACCGACGTCTATTTCTTCGACGACGGCCCGATGGCCAAGGGCCAGCAGGGGATGATGGTCGTGCCCACCGAGAACTGGACGGCGGAGATCTTCTCTCCCCCCTACATGTTCAGCGGCAATGACGCCCCTCAGGTCCGCATCGCGCGGATGGCTCCTGCCCAGAAGGTGGACTACACGTTCAGCAAGCAGATCGGCGGCAAGCCCTACTTCCTGCTCCGGGGCAACCGGGGCTACGACCTCGAGCTCGACAAGCAGCCGCCTCGCTGCGCGCGGCAGTGGGTCTGCAAGAACAACCAGGCCTGCGGGGATGGACAGGCGTGTACGGACGGCTCGATGTGCATGGAGGGGAAGGCCTCGCTCTCACTCATCAAGCTGCCTTCCGCGACACATGGCTGGGAGAACGGCCAGAAGTTCGTCGAGTTGCCATTCACGGAGCGCGACGGCGATCCCCAACGGCTCCGCTTCCAGACGCCGGAGCTGAAGAGCGCCAACGCTCCGCCGGGCTATTACATGCTGTTCTACGTGGACTGTCAGGGCAAGCCTTCGATCGCACAGATGGTGCGCTTCGACGACACCGCAAAGGAGCCTTGA
- a CDS encoding DUF4198 domain-containing protein: protein MKRTLCLATACLAALLSAGAAQAHDFWLEPGSFRVARGETVGLSLHYGEEYEATVAPRDNFFIEKFVVMGPEGTQPVPGEDKQELAGRVTPAKDGLYLVAYRGKRRPIRLEAAQFEAYLKAEGLEHVSRLRAERNETGRGVSEVYSRCAKTLLEAGRGATEGHDRIAGLRLEIVPETNPYLVAAGSELTFRVLFEGKPLENGLVIARSRAEPKQFVAARTNAEGRVRLRLQHAGAWLVKCTHMVAAPEELSMDWESLWASLTFELAAPAGPDVGKQ, encoded by the coding sequence ATGAAGAGGACCCTCTGTCTCGCAACGGCCTGCCTGGCGGCACTGCTGTCCGCAGGCGCAGCCCAGGCCCATGACTTCTGGCTCGAGCCGGGCAGCTTCCGCGTGGCCAGGGGGGAGACCGTCGGGCTGTCGTTACACTACGGGGAGGAGTACGAGGCAACCGTCGCCCCGCGTGACAATTTCTTCATCGAGAAGTTCGTGGTGATGGGTCCCGAAGGGACGCAGCCTGTGCCTGGCGAGGACAAGCAGGAGCTGGCTGGCCGTGTGACACCCGCGAAGGATGGCCTCTACCTGGTCGCCTACCGCGGTAAGCGTCGGCCCATCAGGCTGGAGGCCGCGCAGTTCGAGGCCTACCTGAAGGCCGAGGGACTGGAGCACGTCTCGAGGCTTCGTGCCGAGCGGAACGAGACCGGCAGGGGCGTCTCCGAGGTCTACTCGCGCTGCGCCAAGACGCTGCTCGAGGCGGGGAGGGGCGCGACAGAGGGCCATGACCGCATTGCCGGGCTGCGCCTGGAGATCGTCCCGGAGACCAACCCTTACCTCGTGGCCGCGGGCTCGGAGCTGACGTTCCGTGTCCTGTTTGAGGGCAAGCCGCTGGAGAATGGCCTCGTCATCGCGCGTAGCCGCGCCGAGCCGAAGCAGTTCGTCGCCGCTCGCACCAACGCGGAGGGCCGCGTGCGGCTGAGGCTCCAGCATGCGGGCGCATGGCTCGTCAAATGCACCCACATGGTCGCGGCGCCGGAGGAGCTGAGCATGGACTGGGAGAGCCTCTGGGCCTCGCTCACCTTTGAGCTCGCGGCGCCCGCCGGGCCGGACGTTGGGAAACAGTAG
- a CDS encoding pentapeptide repeat-containing protein, with translation MFRLIRGVHKIGAGSALSTSEGQPLQEYLQRLSSDYLGRLLRELLLKDMATWGERHIFGNVERRNWRADSGIPFLSLTQLYVEPNAWTTSASSEDGEPVIKLIESLLKEPKKHVVVVKADFGMGKSLTARSLAQRWAQQFLTGRETSSEHILPVFIRCAEDLPSDDFDLEKAVRRAWKRQAGDLDVGLKTSDTSLALPEKDQRTVFLIDGLDEVILDERRLKVFFEHIRDQATPNHRFILLSRPGALPSEQDLKNIPVVEILPWREEQIDKWLRNWRQAHEGQGLSFQEVKARGLDSLAGTPILLFMIAQTWSRHTQGEGTSQAALYEEFFWQIAKGKHDDAREHHQNIAESSEKLLKQLTKQKLLDESASEPDAMLWLMGRVAWEATKRQQRSKYFDQEALEELTEREIENLIEDELGLRSAPDTLKAIQGGLLLSMQAHLRAGRASRLLFGHKTFREYLAARYWADRLKALAQAREKEWKKIEEPLLDGRLLSREDRTFEFLMEMLNGEPLTQHPNAPFGLAKEYQRELLAWAQDRFESEEHRYPARRPEALREDRMPWLREGALAIGSCLHGSPGMQVKDSLTVRAMLAWFWLMRVGPILIAPKARWEGSVLSELSLRGANFREADLRGVLFTGANLMRRRVGSAEPCDFTKAQLDRARLFGAMCTGSLFVGASLKNALLDRGDFEFAQFSSACLRNASLERANLRRAVLHEADLTDAVLTFAKLDGADLRDAKLRSANLLNASLKGAVLDGASLEGALLHGANLSEALLHGANLKGAIYDKSTQWPYGFNLTDTGAILADEPDTDVLAVLS, from the coding sequence GTGTTTCGACTCATCAGGGGTGTCCACAAAATCGGGGCAGGCTCAGCCCTGAGCACCTCGGAAGGGCAGCCGCTCCAGGAGTACCTGCAGCGCCTGTCCAGCGACTACCTGGGGCGCCTGTTGAGAGAACTGCTCCTCAAGGACATGGCCACCTGGGGAGAGCGCCACATCTTCGGCAATGTGGAGCGGCGCAACTGGCGGGCCGACTCGGGAATCCCCTTCCTGTCCCTGACGCAGCTGTACGTCGAGCCGAACGCCTGGACCACCAGTGCCAGCTCTGAGGACGGGGAGCCGGTGATCAAGCTCATCGAATCCCTGCTGAAGGAGCCGAAGAAACATGTCGTCGTCGTCAAGGCGGACTTTGGAATGGGCAAGTCCCTTACCGCTCGAAGTCTGGCGCAGCGCTGGGCTCAGCAGTTCCTGACGGGGAGGGAGACTTCCTCCGAGCACATCCTGCCCGTCTTCATCCGCTGCGCCGAGGACCTGCCCAGTGACGACTTCGATCTTGAGAAGGCTGTGCGCAGGGCATGGAAGCGGCAGGCAGGCGATCTGGACGTGGGACTGAAGACGAGTGACACGTCATTGGCTCTTCCCGAGAAGGACCAGCGGACGGTCTTCCTGATCGATGGACTGGATGAGGTCATCCTCGATGAGCGGCGCTTGAAGGTTTTCTTCGAGCACATTCGTGATCAAGCCACCCCCAACCATCGCTTCATTCTCCTCTCGCGTCCCGGCGCACTTCCCTCTGAGCAGGACCTGAAGAACATCCCCGTGGTCGAGATTCTGCCCTGGCGTGAGGAGCAGATCGACAAGTGGCTCAGGAACTGGCGTCAGGCCCATGAAGGACAAGGGCTGAGTTTCCAGGAAGTGAAGGCTCGCGGGCTGGACAGTCTTGCGGGCACGCCTATCCTCCTGTTCATGATCGCCCAGACGTGGAGCCGCCATACCCAGGGAGAGGGCACGAGCCAGGCTGCGCTGTACGAGGAATTCTTCTGGCAGATCGCCAAGGGGAAGCACGACGACGCGCGAGAGCACCATCAAAACATCGCCGAGTCGTCCGAGAAGCTGCTCAAGCAGCTGACGAAGCAGAAACTGCTCGATGAGTCCGCCAGCGAGCCCGATGCCATGCTCTGGCTGATGGGCCGGGTGGCATGGGAAGCCACGAAGCGCCAGCAGCGCAGCAAGTACTTCGATCAGGAAGCTCTCGAGGAGCTGACCGAGCGCGAGATCGAAAACCTCATCGAAGATGAGCTGGGACTCCGGTCGGCTCCGGATACCCTCAAGGCGATCCAGGGGGGGCTGCTGCTGAGCATGCAGGCCCACTTGAGAGCAGGGAGGGCCAGCCGACTCCTGTTTGGCCACAAGACCTTTCGGGAGTACCTGGCAGCCCGCTACTGGGCGGACCGCTTGAAGGCGCTCGCTCAGGCGAGAGAGAAGGAGTGGAAGAAGATCGAGGAGCCGCTCCTCGACGGACGACTGCTCAGTCGTGAGGACCGGACCTTCGAGTTCCTGATGGAGATGTTGAACGGCGAGCCTCTGACTCAGCACCCGAATGCACCCTTTGGGCTGGCCAAGGAATATCAGCGGGAACTGCTGGCGTGGGCTCAAGACCGCTTCGAGTCAGAGGAACACCGATACCCTGCGCGCCGTCCCGAGGCGCTGCGAGAGGACCGGATGCCTTGGCTGCGGGAGGGCGCGCTGGCCATTGGGAGTTGCCTCCACGGAAGTCCTGGCATGCAGGTCAAGGACAGCCTCACGGTTCGCGCGATGCTCGCGTGGTTCTGGCTGATGCGAGTCGGTCCCATCCTCATTGCGCCCAAGGCCCGGTGGGAGGGCTCCGTACTGTCGGAACTGAGCTTGCGAGGAGCCAACTTCCGGGAGGCGGACTTGCGGGGAGTTCTATTCACGGGCGCCAATCTCATGCGCCGTCGTGTCGGCAGTGCTGAACCGTGCGATTTTACCAAGGCTCAGCTCGATCGAGCCCGCCTGTTCGGAGCGATGTGCACAGGGAGCCTTTTCGTGGGCGCCTCCCTCAAGAATGCTCTCCTTGACAGGGGAGATTTCGAGTTCGCACAGTTTTCATCTGCTTGCCTTCGTAACGCTTCTTTGGAGAGAGCCAACCTTAGAAGAGCCGTTCTCCACGAGGCAGATTTGACCGACGCCGTGCTGACGTTCGCTAAGCTGGACGGCGCTGATCTCAGGGATGCAAAACTCAGATCCGCAAACCTGTTGAACGCTTCACTTAAAGGCGCTGTGCTGGACGGCGCTTCGCTGGAGGGCGCTTTGCTCCACGGTGCAAATCTCTCGGAGGCCTTGCTCCATGGCGCCAACCTGAAAGGCGCGATCTACGACAAGAGCACGCAGTGGCCCTATGGATTCAACCTCACGGACACGGGGGCGATCTTGGCGGATGAACCTGATACGGACGTGCTTGCTGTACTCTCGTAG
- a CDS encoding IS3 family transposase (programmed frameshift): MGRRKRRSFTPEFRAEAVRLVREGTKSLPQVAKDLDLTESALRLWVKQAEEAEGKGTAGALSQAEREELLKLRRENRQLLMERDFLKKAGGLLREGLEVRFEFIDAQKAHFPIEFMCEQLEVSRSGFYAWKQRPESARQQQEKQLAEEVAKVHQESRGTYGSPRVHAEMRARGRKVSRKRVARLMKKQKLAARKKRRSVRTTDSNHSNPVAPNVLQRDFSPDKPNSTWATDITYVWTGEGWLYLAVVLDLFSRMVVGWSMSEHIDTKLVLGALEMALEGRQPPQGLIHHSDRGSQYASAEYRQALASRGIQCSMSRKGNCWDNAVVESFFSSLKQELVYPTDFATRHQARSELFEYIEVFYNRKRRHSSLGYLSPRDYERAALPDRLAA; this comes from the exons ATGGGACGAAGGAAGAGGCGGAGTTTCACGCCCGAGTTCAGGGCGGAGGCAGTCCGGCTGGTGAGAGAGGGGACGAAGTCGCTGCCCCAGGTAGCCAAGGACCTGGATCTGACCGAGTCAGCCCTGAGGCTCTGGGTGAAGCAGGCAGAGGAGGCGGAGGGCAAGGGCACTGCTGGAGCGCTGAGCCAGGCCGAGCGGGAGGAGTTGCTGAAGCTGAGGCGAGAGAACCGGCAACTGCTGATGGAGCGTGACTTCCTAAAAAAAGCAG GCGGCCTTCTTCGCGAAGGACTCGAAGTGAGGTTCGAGTTCATCGACGCGCAGAAGGCCCACTTCCCCATCGAGTTCATGTGCGAGCAGCTGGAGGTGTCGCGCTCGGGCTTCTACGCGTGGAAGCAGCGTCCGGAGTCTGCGCGCCAGCAGCAGGAGAAGCAGCTGGCCGAGGAGGTGGCCAAGGTGCACCAGGAGAGCCGTGGTACCTACGGCAGCCCTCGGGTGCATGCGGAGATGCGAGCACGGGGACGCAAGGTGAGCCGAAAGCGGGTGGCCCGACTGATGAAGAAGCAGAAGCTGGCGGCCCGCAAGAAGCGCCGCTCGGTGCGCACCACCGACTCCAACCATTCCAACCCGGTGGCCCCCAACGTGCTGCAGCGCGACTTTTCCCCCGACAAGCCCAACAGCACCTGGGCCACGGACATCACCTACGTGTGGACAGGCGAAGGCTGGTTGTACCTGGCCGTGGTGCTCGACTTGTTCTCACGCATGGTGGTGGGCTGGTCCATGAGCGAGCACATCGACACGAAGCTGGTGCTTGGAGCGCTGGAGATGGCCTTGGAAGGGCGACAGCCGCCCCAGGGGCTTATCCACCATTCCGACCGCGGCAGCCAGTACGCCAGCGCCGAGTACCGGCAAGCTCTGGCCTCCCGGGGTATCCAATGCAGCATGTCCCGCAAGGGCAACTGCTGGGACAACGCCGTGGTGGAGAGCTTCTTCAGCAGCCTGAAGCAGGAACTCGTCTACCCCACCGACTTCGCCACCCGGCACCAAGCTCGTTCCGAACTCTTCGAGTACATCGAGGTCTTCTACAACCGCAAGCGCCGACACTCGAGCCTCGGCTACCTGAGCCCGAGGGACTATGAACGGGCCGCACTACCTGATAGGTTGGCAGCATAA